From a single Lolium rigidum isolate FL_2022 chromosome 7, APGP_CSIRO_Lrig_0.1, whole genome shotgun sequence genomic region:
- the LOC124670050 gene encoding BTB/POZ and MATH domain-containing protein 2-like: MAASQQRPTKRIESRCTPATDRATLAFQIVGYSKHKGMGTGECIQSAPASVGGYQWCIRYFPDGSKEEVKDYISVFIKLLCKGPKVRALYDFRLVNHDSGLSSSVYSRSESPQEFNSLDRTNTWGFSDFKKRSSLEQSPYLRDDRLIIECDLTVLQEPLIVAKTVEVQVPPSDLSGNFGQLLETAEGADVAFKVQGEVYHAHKIVLAARSPVFKAELYGPMRDKRRRNIPVQDMQPAVFKALLHFIYTDSLPPMDDLDGDDNKDMVKHLLVAADRYAMERMKIECEAILCKSLDVETVATTLALADQHHCSGLRDACAEFIVFSNRMDDVLASQAYAHLKRSCPAVVVDVLERATKSRKI, from the coding sequence ATGGCAGCATCGCAGCAGCGGCCAACAAAAAGGATAGAATCGAGATGCACCCCAGCGACGGACCGGGCCACGCTCGCATTCCAGATCGTTGGGTACAGTAAGCATAAAGGCATGGGAACCGGCGAATGCATCCAGTCCGCCCCTGCCTCCGTTGGTGGGTACCAATGGTGCATCCGCTATTTCCCTGACGGATCGAAGGAGGAGGTCAAGGACTACATCTCAGTCTTCATCAAGCTCCTGTGCAAGGGCCCCAAGGTGCGGGCGCTCTACGACTTCAGGTTGGTCAACCATGACAGCGGGCTGTCGTCATCGGTGTATTCCCGCTCGGAATCGCCGCAGGAGTTTAATTCCCTCGACCGAACAAATACATGGGGGTTTAGCGATTTCAAGAAGAGGAGCTCGCTCGAGCAGTCACCTTACCTGCGGGATGACCGTCTCATAATTGAGTGCGATCTCACTGTGCTCCAGGAACCACTAATTGTTGCCAAGACTGTAGAGGTTCAGGTACCACCATCAGACTTGTCAGGTAATTTTGGACAACTGCTAGAGACAGCGGAGGGAGCAGATGTGGCATTCAAAGTTCAAGGGGAGGTTTACCACGCGCATAAGATTGTGCTCGCAGCACGGTCGCCAGTTTTCAAAGCAGAGCTCTATGGACCGATGAGAGACAAACGGAGACGTAACATACCAGTCCAAGACATGCAGCCTGCTGTTTTCAAGGCGTTGCTTCACTTCATATACACGGATTCATTACCTCCCATGGACGATCTTGACGGGGACGATAACAAAGACATGGTCAAGCACTTACTTGTGGCTGCAGATCGGTATGCGATGGAGAGGATGAAGATCGAATGTGAAGCCATTCTTTGCAAAAGTCTTGATGTCGAGACTGTGGCAACCACGTTAGCTCTAGCTGATCAGCATCACTGCAGCGGGCTCAGAGATGCTTGTGCTGAATTTATCGTGTTTTCAAATAGAATGGATGATGTTTTGGCAAGCCAGGCGTATGCGCACTTGAAAAGATCATGCCCTGCTGTCGTAGTAGATGTCTTGGAGAGGGCAACAAAGTCTCGCAAAATTTAG